In a single window of the Emys orbicularis isolate rEmyOrb1 chromosome 11, rEmyOrb1.hap1, whole genome shotgun sequence genome:
- the LOC135885463 gene encoding gamma-crystallin B-like: MGKIILFEDRNFQGRSVECSSDRPDFQSQLSRCNSVRVESGCFMLYERPNFQGQQFFLKRGDYPDMQSEGFSTSIKSCRMIPPHRGTYRIKIYEKADHRGNMVELTEDSPQVMDQLRSPEMLSCSVLDGYWILYELPNYRGRQYLLRPGQYRRFSEWGSMSGRVGSLRRATDLY; the protein is encoded by the exons ATGGGAAAG ATCATCCTTTTCGAGGACAGAAACTTCCAGGGCCGCTCCGTTGAGTGCAGCAGCGACCGGCCGGATTTTCAAAGTCAGCTCAGCCGCTGTAACTCTGTCCGCGTGGAAAGTGGCTGCTTCATGCTCTATGAACGTCCCAACTTCCAGGGACAGCAGTTCTTTCTGAAACGGGGGGATTATCCCGACATGCAGTCTGAGGGTTTCAGCACCTCCATTAAGTCCTGCCGGATGATCCCACCG CACAGGGGCACCTACAGGATAAAGATCTATGAGAAGGCGGATCACAGAGGCAACATGGTAGAGTTAACCGAGGACTCTCCACAAGTCATGGACCAGCTACGCTCCCCCGAGATGCTCTCTTGTTCTGTACTGGACGGGTACTGGATCCTTTATGAATTGCCGAATTACAGAGGCCGCCAATACctgctgaggccagggcagtatcGGAGATTCAGCGAGTGGGGCTCTATGAGTGGCAGAGTCGGCTCTTTGAGACGTGCCACTGATCTCTACTGA
- the LOC135885318 gene encoding gamma-crystallin C-like, which translates to MAKLLQFSHSGLQSPYVISVGQELLAPNAHIRHLPIGQIIFYEDRDFQGRSYAVTADQPDMHAHLNRCNSIQVENGCWMIYERPHYIGHQYFLKKGEYSNYQQWMGFNDSVKSCCIITPVSSLRIRVYERNDVGGRMTESFCDYPSLCDEFHPRDIQSCHVFEGNWIFCGQPNYRAWQYLLRPRAYRGVTDWGAVTAIVGSFRPTVYIS; encoded by the exons ATGGCAAAG ctcctacagttcagccactctggtctccagagCCCGTACGTGATCTctgtgggccaggagctccttgcaccgaatgcacacatacgccacctgcccatagggcag ATCATATTCTACGAGGACAGAGACTTCCAGGGCCGCTCCTACGCGGTCACCGCCGACCAGCCGGATATGCATGCTCACCTTAACCGCTGCAACTCGATCCAGGTGGAAAATGGCTGCTGGATGATCTACGAGCGCCCCCATTACATAGGACATCAGTACTTCCTGAAAAAGGGAGAATATTCAAATTACCAGCAATGGATGGGGTTCAATGACTCCGTCAAGTCCTGTTGCATAATCACACCAGTAAGTTCCCT AAGGATACGAGTCTATGAAAGGAATGACGTGGGAGGCAGGATGACGGAATCCTTCTGTGACTATCCTTCTCTCTGTGACGAATTTCATCCCAGGGACATCCAGTCCTGTCATGTTTTTGAAGGAAACTGGATTTTCTGTGGACAGCCAAACTACCGAGCATGGCAGTACCTCCTGAGACCCAGGGCGTACCGGGGAGTCACTGACTGGGGAGCTGTGACCGCCATAGTTGGTTCCTTTCGGCCGACAGTGTACATTTCCTAA